In a genomic window of Methanosarcina horonobensis HB-1 = JCM 15518:
- a CDS encoding NUDIX domain-containing protein, with the protein MSIYSNGILLFRFRNEKLEVMLVHPGGPVWSKKDYGVWSIPKGLPEEHENPLDTAKREFKEETGFEVDGNFIDLGELNQSSNKIVHVWALEKDLDVTNIVSNTFTLKWPKNSGKIRKYPEVDRAGWFDIELAKKKIRKGQIGFIDRLIGILNYPQKEKDSGKEKRYRQTTLF; encoded by the coding sequence ATGAGTATTTATAGCAATGGCATTCTTTTATTCAGGTTCAGGAATGAAAAACTCGAAGTAATGCTGGTTCATCCAGGTGGACCAGTCTGGTCAAAAAAAGACTATGGAGTATGGTCAATACCTAAAGGGCTACCCGAAGAGCATGAAAACCCCCTGGACACAGCAAAAAGAGAATTTAAAGAAGAAACAGGTTTTGAGGTTGATGGCAATTTTATTGATCTGGGAGAGTTAAATCAATCCAGCAACAAGATAGTGCACGTATGGGCTCTTGAAAAAGACCTGGATGTAACAAATATTGTGAGTAATACCTTTACGCTTAAGTGGCCAAAAAACTCCGGGAAAATACGGAAGTATCCAGAGGTCGACAGAGCAGGCTGGTTCGATATCGAGCTGGCTAAGAAGAAAATACGAAAAGGACAAATCGGTTTTATTGATAGACTCATAGGTATTCTAAATTACCCTCAGAAGGAAAAGGACTCAGGTAAGGAAAAAAGGTACAGGCAGACTACACTGTTTTAA